One segment of Streptomyces sp. TG1A-8 DNA contains the following:
- a CDS encoding pirin family protein, with protein sequence MPAVTVENPLTLPRVAAAADAVARPVLAVTTAPSGFEGEGFPVRRAFAGINYHHLDPFIMMDQMGEVEYQPGEPKGTPWHPHRGFETVTYIIDGIFDHQDSNGGGGTITNGDTQWMTAGSGLLHIEAPPEHLVMSGGLFHGLQLWVNLPARDKMMAPRYQDIRGGSVQLLTSPDGGALLRVIAGELDGHAGPGITHTPITMIHATLAPGAEVTLPWREDFNGLAYVLAGRGSAGTERRPVHGGQTAVFGAGSSLTVRADERQDSHTPDLEVVLLGGQPIREPMAHYGPFVMNTREELQQAFEDFQKGRLGSVPAVHGMTGSGPQA encoded by the coding sequence ATGCCCGCTGTGACCGTCGAGAACCCGCTGACGCTGCCCCGCGTGGCCGCTGCCGCCGACGCGGTGGCCCGTCCCGTGCTCGCCGTCACGACCGCGCCGAGCGGTTTCGAGGGCGAGGGCTTCCCGGTGCGCCGGGCGTTCGCCGGGATCAACTACCACCACCTGGACCCGTTCATCATGATGGACCAGATGGGCGAGGTGGAGTATCAGCCTGGGGAGCCGAAGGGGACCCCCTGGCACCCGCACCGCGGCTTCGAGACCGTCACCTACATCATCGACGGGATCTTCGACCACCAGGACTCCAACGGCGGTGGCGGCACCATCACCAACGGCGACACCCAGTGGATGACCGCGGGCTCGGGCCTGCTGCACATCGAGGCGCCGCCGGAGCACCTGGTCATGTCCGGTGGTCTCTTCCACGGGCTCCAGCTGTGGGTCAACCTCCCCGCCAGGGACAAGATGATGGCCCCCCGCTACCAGGACATCCGCGGCGGCAGCGTCCAGCTCCTCACCTCCCCCGACGGCGGCGCGCTGCTGCGCGTCATCGCCGGTGAGCTGGACGGGCACGCCGGGCCCGGCATCACGCACACGCCGATCACGATGATCCACGCGACCCTCGCCCCGGGCGCCGAGGTCACCCTGCCCTGGCGCGAGGACTTCAACGGCCTGGCCTACGTCCTCGCCGGCCGCGGCAGCGCCGGCACGGAGCGCCGGCCGGTCCACGGCGGCCAGACCGCCGTGTTCGGCGCCGGTTCCTCGCTGACCGTCCGCGCCGACGAGCGACAGGACTCCCACACGCCCGACCTGGAGGTCGTCCTCCTCGGCGGGCAGCCGATCCGCGAGCCGATGGCCCACTACGGCCCGTTCGTCATGAACACCCGGGAAGAGCTCCAGCAGGCCTTCGAGGACTTCCAGAAGGGCC